A window of Salvia splendens isolate huo1 chromosome 8, SspV2, whole genome shotgun sequence genomic DNA:
atcACGATTGTTTAATCATTTTATAGTGTTTAGTTTAAATAGGTAGTTATTTTCAAGTAGAAAGCCCCAGTTGTTGGTTTTAGAGTATTATTGTGCTTCTTTTTTCTTCGATTGAATTGCCTTTCCCACTATTTAATAGAAAGCCGTAATTAATCTCACGATTAAACCTACAATATTAGTACAAAGGTAGTTTTTTTTGGGCGGGAAAATTGAAAGAAAGCATGCTGAAAGTTTCGACTCTAACAAGTACGAAACCGGGGATAGATTGGTAAAACCACAAGGGCCCAGCCCATGTATATGGCCCAGTTTTATCAATGTTTGTACAACATTAACCGTTAATTGATTAATTACACGTGCAAATTGTATAAAAAAAAGGACCCTTAGCGGAAGGCATGATCATAATCATGGTATCTGAAAGTCTTGTAGATGAAATGTGAGAGCCATTTTGAAGCCACAAAGCACAACACAGCCATTGAAGCCAAAGAATATCTTGCAGCAATGGAGATTGCACCCTGTTTGGCTGCAGCTGCGGCCGCAACTGCAGCAATCGAGATAACCTGAAGGGCGATCTCTAGCGCGTTGAGGCGTTTATACGCGACACTGCAGCTGCTGCAGCTCACTGTGTGAGTCCAGTACCTGTGGCCATTCACAAAACGAAGCAACAGTCATTTTTTCTGGTGAGTAAAATGGAGAATAACTAACTGCCGAACACGAAATATGCCAAGTAAATCATGAAGAAGCCACCGATCCACAGACGGGGGGAGGGGGGGTGGTTAAGGAGTGGGATGTATTTGTGATATCGAGATATCCCCAAAACCGAGCATGAGATTCCGTAATCAAATTACTAACGGATTTGTGGAGTAGCAATGTACCATCTCAAGTCTCAACCACAAGATAAGCAACAATCATTTTTCTTGGTGACTAAAATGGGCAAAAGCATGGGAATAACTAACCAACCAACGAACATGAGGAGCCAATGATCGATAGaaaacgggggggggggggtgctGTAAGAAGTGAAAACTCAGGCTGAAGTCATAAGCATGATGAAATAACGCATATGCAACAAAGTTACCCTCTCGATGTACGTGTGATATCGAGATAATCCCGAAATTGAGTATGAGATTCGGTATTCGAGTTACTAAGGATGCCACCAACAGAGCAGCAACCATGTTCCATCTTAACCACAAGCAGATTATAAGCAACAATCATCTCTAGAAAAGGAAGCTTTTtacacacaaaacacattctTATGTGCCTAAAAGTGGCGAGCCACTTATAATGGGACGAGAGGGAGAGTTAGTTACCTGTCAAAGAGCTGCTCTCGCGGAGGAGTGGGTGGAAGCTCTCCGGTGTATTTGTTTCTCCAGTCGACCTGTGTGCCGCCGTACTTGTTTAACCATCTTCGGAATGTCACAACGAGGGCATCGGACTTTGTCGGAACATAGCACTCTTTTTGCCAATTGAGAGCCCCAACATCTTTCAGCTTCCTTTCCTAATGCACCAATTGATCTTATCACAGTTCAACTCAGCAAAATCTAATTTGCAAAACAATTAACAAAAGGATAAGGTTATGTCACCTCCACATGAAGAAGATAGAGATCCGAATCAAGAATCAAGTTCTGTCCAATGTGAAACATCCAACGTGGAATGATTCGCTCCATCCAGACAGCAAAGTTCCTAGGAGACGCGAAGATCAGCCTGCTATAGCCCGGACTAACTGGGATGCAGTAGAAAATGAGCATAGCCTTTTTCTTGGGGGGCACGGGGAATGATGCCACCTGTACCTGCACGCAAGAAAGCACGAGATGCTTGAATAAAAGTATACAAGTATGAAAATCACATGTCAACCACCTACATCTTTTTTCCCATCTGATGATGGCGTCTTGTTCGTCGTGCTTTGACCTCCACCTGGGGAGAAATGGCCGTAGTACAGGTTAGGCGCTATGAAGTGGTTCTCTCCGAACATTTGCTTTGATGTGAAACCATTTACGTCCAGTCTCTGGATATTTATTTCGAGAGGTCTGCCTCCTTCTCTGTCGGCCTTCAAAGTGCAGGATATTCACCGTCAGCCTCAGAAACAAGcacaaaaaataatgaaagaCGAAGTTATATATGCACAAATTTACTTATCTCTCGGGCACTTTCCCAGTTCTCATTATGCCATAATGTGCATATGGAACATGAGCAGGGTCCATAAGATTTTCAATCAAGACTTCGTACCTGAAAATTTCGATGCAGCATCAACCTCGACATGACCACTTATTGAGATCGAAGTTTTGATGCATAGCAATTTAGTTCTACATTATCATGAAAGGGTATTGTTAGCATTACCCATAACCTATGTCCCTTGCTATCATTGTATTGGTGTATGATGGATCGTCAAGTTCCGGGATGTAATGTGGCTTCTTCATTGAAAGTATATCCTTATACTGCAGATCTGAATTCGGCCAGAACCAAAGAATGCCATTTTGCACGCAAGTAGGATAAGCGGCTACACACGCCTTATTGGAAGTGTGAACCTGCGAAACTCGAGTTCAGAAACAGTATTCTACTTAATTCAGTAGCAGTTTCAGCCTTTCAATACATAGTTATCACTATGCGCTCCAAGATTCAAAACTATGGCATCAAACatcaataaaaaaagaaacaactGCACGTAAATACACAAACTTTGGACCTTTTCTTGAATTGCACACCTTTTTTAATTCACACAAAATTGGATTTTAGGTCGCAATCAAAACTACAATCTTTTGAATTAagattataatattttatgtatattcCACCTAACACGCCACATAAAcaaatacatatataaatcacaaattcacatttTTCAATTATCTTATCTTGGATGATCCTCAAACAtcgaataaataaaatacaaaaattttattctctttttaattCCAGTTTTCCGCAAAAGAAATTATTTGATGGagaagaatatgcaatttcAATGTTGCTTTGTCGATTTGGGGGAATTCAAATTTTGAGTGCAAAATTAGACAACAGAGATCACCTCATCATTGAACTCACCGGAGGGCCGTCGCGCGGTGCCTGAGGAATGAATTTGCAGTCGCCGGCGCCGCCAAAGCACCAGCCGTGGTAAACACACTGCAGCCTTCCCCACTGATCAATCCTCCCCTCCGAAAGAGGCGCCAATCGATGAGGGCAACTATCATCAAACACCTTCCACGCATCCTCATTCCGATCCCACCACACCACCAAATCAATCCCTAACACCTTCTTCGCGTGCGGCCTCCTCTTATCCAGATCGCACACCGGCCACACCGGATACCAATGCTCGTACCAGTTGAATCTCTTCTCCCTCTTCTCCGATTCAACCTCTTCATCGGATTCATTCGTCGAAGTGGCGGCGGGAGAAACCGCggtgaaaattttaaaattcgatcTCAAAATTGGCGCGATTCGGCGAGATGACGGGAAGATTGGAATGGGTTTTTCGAGAGTGTTTCTGGGGCTTCGGGTTGTGATGGTTTGGCGGTGAAATGAGGGGAAAGATGAAGCTTTTAGAGCTTCCATGGCGGAAAGATGGTTTTAGCACTGatccaattttaatttcatCCAAATGTATTACTAGTATCTTACTGAATTACACAATTTTAGTTAATATTGCGATTGTTTTTGCAGATAAGGTATGAAATGAGATTTTAATGAGATTGTGGCTTGGAATCTTCCAGcaatgtttgattttttttcctgaTGCAATTTATGAAATAGATGTGTAGGGATAAAAACCGATAATACTTTTTAGGCCAATGTCATGtgtgtagggatgtcaatcgggccgacCCATCAGGTTTCGGGATATTCAGATTGCGGGTCAATCGAGTGCGGGCTAATCGGTTTGTGATTTATTTTGGGATATAAAAGTTTAACTCTAACCCTagaagctcgggtttcgggctagcccatcgggttacaaccgataagattaacaagcgatcaatccaataaataatgacgaaaattagttatgttcataaaatgtaaaatatttagttatgataatttgagatatatgcttaaactcaatcgtAAACATTATCAAATACtgatatttgagatatttcgtgaaatttcaataaatattttagaaatttaaatattttttaagtgaaattgaagtttttaatttatttatcaattattatattagtaaaagttcaatatataatttatgtatttaatataaaattgaaagctATTTTTtcagttatctatattataaaattattcaatgaagtgtcgaattaggagtaaaaaatagaataataaaaattttatcgggttttcgggccaacccatcgggttttcgggtctggccctaatgggttgcgggttactagggtgcgggctaatcgggttttaattttatcgtgCTAGAAATTTCCGGCtataaccctataaatttggaggattattcgggtcagcccacagATTACGGGCTACACTGACATCCCTACATGTGAGCCTACAAAATAAGTTGGGAGTACATCTTTACCGGCTAAACATTAAAGAATAATAGGCCGCGGCCTAGCCATAGGCTAGCAATAGACTAGCTAAAACTTCTCACATTCcagtaataaaataataataggcTAGTCAATGCCCTAGCCTAAcaaataaattgacaaatacgattaattcatttcaattgttgatgtttatcaaatatttaaaaaatgaagtgcaatgaattgtaaatatagagtataaataaaaaatattaaaaaaaaatcggttagCCTATCGCTCAACGCGCAATAGGCGGCCATCGATAAGCTAGCAATCGGCTAAGTGCTAACGCATATTGTCCGCAGATGACCGCTCGTCCGTCTTCCGGACGTCCATCGCGTTAGCCtaacgcaatagcggacgtccacAACTCCCTTCCCACTAGCCTATGGCTAGTTCGTGCTGCCGTCCCTTATTGTGGATGTTCTtacgtttatttttttatctaattaCTAGTAAGATGTTCGTCGACAAAAAATAACGGTAGATTAGTGTGAATCATAGAGAATTATACCGGAAGGGTACATACTTTGAGAATAGGAAGAGGAAGACATGTGAAAAACAAAATCatctaaaattaaacatttaGAAGAAATGGTAAATATCAATTGTTGGATAAATGGTTGAAAGCGTAACTAAATGTGCCCATGCATTTCTTAACCATGTGCTTTTGATTTGGATGAATACAAATAAAAGATTAAAGTTTTTCCTTTTTGCAGAAACCTTTTTACACCATTTCAATAGAGACAAATCGAAATAACATAGAAGCATAACACTAACTTATTAATATATTAAGTCTTCTTATCATTAATTGCAacaactgaaaataaaaaataaaaaaaacaaaaaattcttAACCATGTGCTTCTAATTTAGatgattacaaattaaaaaattgaagtttttcttaattaattaaaaactttCTCCCAGCCGCATGCCCACATTGCACGAATGCAACAAATAGTTATCAAAATCCAACCAAATAACAAATTGTTtgagctaaaaagaaaaaaggaaaatgcaaatgacaaaattacaaataattgTAATACAATATTCAAGATTATGGGATACATGTTTTTTAGTCAATATATTAAAAAGTTAGAgacatgttttttatttttaattctttaattaatattaaaaagttaGATGGTTAGACATGTTTTTTAgtcaagtatatatatatatatatatactccatatatgaATGAGTCGGAAGATTATGGGAGACATGTTTTTTTAgtcaagtatatatatatatatatatactccggGGGTGTTTGGTAGACATGTTAAGTTATCATaagataattaattatgatGGGCTTTAAGATAAGAATTAAGATTAAATCTAAGATAATTTATCAAGTATTCTTGTTTGGTAACAATGACAAAAATTATGATAAATACATAAAATGACTAATttaacctaattaaattaatcttaTCCCAAATTTGTCCCTAGCACACATTTCATCGTTCATTTCTTCCCCATTTTCTCTTAAACCCAAAAGAGTAGGGCTTCTCCGATCCGACTTCTGTCCAATCCAGCGCCTCTTTCCAATCCAACGCCTCTTCTCCACCCATTTCTATTGTTGCAACATCTCTTCTCTGCTCATTCCTCTGCATTTCTTGAGGTAGCTTCCGTCGATTACTTTTTTGAATTACTTTTGGTTTCGGAAAAATTGGTTGGGAAAAGTCGTAGGAACTGTAATGTTATTAGTCACTGTGTGTTGCGAGAGCTTAGGTTTTCTGTTTTTACCAATTTATTAGGTTTGAATTTGACAATTTTGATATTTTCCTCTTTTCTGGTTGGAGTTGCAGCTGCTAATTTTCTAGTCCCATCCAATTAGGCTTTCAAATAAGTGCTTATGATTCTGATCAGGTTTCTCCACATGAAGACTAACACCAACCATTTCGGCTTTTCACTTTTGAAGCTTCATTTTGGTTGATTTTAGCTCTAAGTCAAGTAATTGTTTTCTTTGACCTtgtatgattatatgaaaaaattacggataatttatattttacttgGATAGATTGGATCAATTATTATGTAGCTGTGACTTGATCTAATTAGGATAGATGAATTATGTATACAAGGAAACTTTTGTTGAATTCATTGTAATATGAGAATTTATGAATTACAGATGAATTGTTTATGAAAGAGGTGAAAGAGGAGGGTATATTGgtaattttacatttaataTGGGTTATGGATAAAGACCTGATAAATTAACGGACCTGTTTTGGGCTGATAACAAAGATGAAGAAATGAACTAATTTGTTTCGTGTCTAGACGGGCCGCGATGGGCCCATGTCTTAAACATGGGCCATATAAATAGTTCATTTTATCTACCAAACAGTCAGATTAATCAAGATATCTTATCTAATCAAGGTTTGTCTTATCTACCAAACAAGCACTCAAGATACAATTTAATCTTAACTACCAACTTAAACCCCCAATTTTATTACACACTTAACAAAGAACCACATaattcatctaggaatcaaagcCCATTGGCCCACTAATAATGatttagtactatattttttgttGGTTTCTCCAAGCCCATTTGTAGGTTTTTATAAAGCCCATTTGGCCTGATTTATGACACCTTGTATTTTGTATAGCATTTGGAAAACAtagaatacttataattttatatCACCATTCCATATTAGTTTGATATTTCTTTTCGCCACATACATAAGAAATGAATGTTTAAAAGTTTAGttgaaagataataaaataaaaaataaataaaagagaaaacaagagtaaaatatgaaaaaaataaagtttctgaaaaaaatgactgaatTACTTTGGACGacctaaataaataattgaaatttaaaaaattatgttttaaataataattgggCCATTCAAAATGTTTATCGCCTCTTCAAATTATTCTCAAGCTATCACTTATTAATAATGACATGCATGCATTAATGTATAGCATTTTGGTTGATAGCTAAATAAATAACTATATACGTGATCTTCAGAGCTATTAGTCTTATTGCAAATTAAGTAATATTATGAATAATTAGTTCTACGCATATTTTTATCTTAGATGAAACATGGCATTGAAAAGTTATGTCAACGGTTTTACGCACACTGAAAACCGTGTGTGTATAAAATCGTTGACA
This region includes:
- the LOC121743120 gene encoding protochlorophyllide-dependent translocon component 52, chloroplastic-like; translation: MEALKASSFPSFHRQTITTRSPRNTLEKPIPIFPSSRRIAPILRSNFKIFTAVSPAATSTNESDEEVESEKREKRFNWYEHWYPVWPVCDLDKRRPHAKKVLGIDLVVWWDRNEDAWKVFDDSCPHRLAPLSEGRIDQWGRLQCVYHGWCFGGAGDCKFIPQAPRDGPPVHTSNKACVAAYPTCVQNGILWFWPNSDLQYKDILSMKKPHYIPELDDPSYTNTMIARDIGYGYEVLIENLMDPAHVPYAHYGIMRTGKVPESLKADREGGRPLEINIQRLDVNGFTSKQMFGENHFIAPNLYYGHFSPGGGQSTTNKTPSSDGKKDVQVASFPVPPKKKAMLIFYCIPVSPGYSRLIFASPRNFAVWMERIIPRWMFHIGQNLILDSDLYLLHVEERKLKDVGALNWQKECYVPTKSDALVVTFRRWLNKYGGTQVDWRNKYTGELPPTPPREQLFDRYWTHTVSCSSCSVAYKRLNALEIALQVISIAAVAAAAAAKQGAISIAARYSLASMAVLCFVASKWLSHFIYKTFRYHDYDHAFR